The Sander vitreus isolate 19-12246 chromosome 5, sanVit1, whole genome shotgun sequence genome includes a region encoding these proteins:
- the spinb gene encoding LOW QUALITY PROTEIN: spindlin b (The sequence of the model RefSeq protein was modified relative to this genomic sequence to represent the inferred CDS: deleted 1 base in 1 codon) has translation MNEDPIQEPSAPRPPRPDGGHSGVSANMMKKKNSHKKQRTSVGPSKTLAQPRRNIVGCRIQHIWKEGSKSSQWKGTVLDQVPVNPSLYLIKYDGFDCIYGLELHSDERVVELEVLPDRVAPARVSDSMLAETMIGKAVEHMFETEDGPKEEWRGMVLARAPIMTAWFYITYEKDPVLYMYQLLDDYKEGDLRIMPDSNDSVAAEREPGEVVDSLVGKQVEYAKEDGGKRSGMVIHQVEAKPSVYFIKFDDDFHIYVYDLVKTS, from the exons ATGAATGAAGACCCCATTCAAGAGCCCAGC GCCCCACGGCCCCCCCGACCAGACGGGG gacATTCAGGTGTGTCTGCAAAcatgatgaagaagaaaaactcaCACAA GAAACAGAGGACCAGTGTTGGTCCCAGTAAGACTCTGGCTCAGCCCAGAAGGAATATTGTGGGCTGCAGGATCCAGCACATCTGGAAGGAGGGCA GTAAGTCGTCCCAGTGGAAGGGGACGGTCCTGGACCAGGTCCCTGTGAACCCGTCCCTCTACCTGATCAAATACGACGGCTTCGACTGCATCTACGGCCTGGAGCTGCACAGTGATGAGAGGGTGGTGGAGCTGGAGGTCCTTCCTGACAGAGTGG CTCCGGCCCGTGTCAGCGACTCGATGCTGGCTGAAACGATGATCGGTAAAGCGGTGGAGCACATGTTCGAGACGGAGGACGGGCCAAAGGAGGAGTGGAGGGGGATGGTGCTGGCTCGAGCTCCCATCATGACCGCCTGGTTCTACATCACCTACGAGAAAGACCCGGTCCTCTACATGTACCAGCTGCTGGACGACTACAAGGAGGGAGACCTGCGCATCATGCCCGACTCCA ACGACAGCGTGGCAGCGGAGCGGGAACCCGGCGAGGTGGTTGACAGTCTGGTGGGCAAACAGGTGGAGTACGCCAAAGAGGATGGCGGGAAACGGTCGGGTATGGTCATCCACCAGGTGGAGGCCAAGCCCTCCGTCTACTTCATCAAGTTCGACGACGACTTTCACATCTACGTCTACGACCTGGTCAAGACCTCCTAA